The following is a genomic window from Miscanthus floridulus cultivar M001 chromosome 14, ASM1932011v1, whole genome shotgun sequence.
ATATGTATTTGTTTTCCATGAGCAGCCAGTGAGGTTCAAATGCTGTGCAGACATGGCTCCAAAATCTGCATTCATGTGCAGGCTAGAGTTTCCCAGAGGACAAGAAGCAAACACTTCAGATTTGTCAGCTTTACAAAACAAATGGTATAGGTGATTGCAAGGTGGCCGTTTCTTGGAGTACTAGTTCAAATTTGACCGCATGCTTTTGTTTTCCACCTATAATGCTAATTTCTGCTTCTTATTTTACAGAAACTTTAACCAGGGGGGGCCGACCCAGTGTGTTCTTGTTTCGTTTGCAAGGAAAACTTGTCCATCCTATGCACCAGATATTGTCCAGTCTCTTGGCATGAGCATATGCTTCGCCAATTTCAAAACCAATCTTGTTCTCTTCTGCTGGTCCATATGGATAGCCAAAAAGAACACAACAGAACCAAGGTAAAGGCAAGTAGGCAACAGCACCATTTTACATGAAAACAGCTCTCTTAAAAAGAGATGTAAAAAATTAGGAACTGATGGAGAGCAATCCAAAATTGCTATTATGAATTAAGTTATACACTTCTTCCGATTCAACTCGGTTACAATATTTtcatctacacatcactatgCTTCACACGAAATGGTGCTCGCTATTCTAAAGGAAAGAAAAGAGATCGTCACAGAGTATCGATCAGCTAGAGCATAGAACTGCCAGACATATCCTGCACAGCACCAGCAAACAGGAGAAAGAAATCACCATCAACAGGGAGGCCTAACTGTGTGGCCATACCATTTGACGCTGAACTAACATATGCTCTCTGCTCCCAGAGGTTGAGCCTTTCTTTGGCCTCCATGCCGATATAGAGTAGAGACGTGTGGAACTCCATCCCAACAAAAGGCTATCACTTTCTACCTGGTACTGACATCCATTCAACCCGAAGCTCAGGAGCTTCAGTTCACACTCCCTAATGGCATCGAAGCTGAGCGGAACATGGTGAAACCCTGATGCATCCATGTACATTTCCCACTGGCTCAGCCTCTCATGCCGCTCGTGCCGATTGACTCCTTCACACAGTAATATGTTCTTGATCTCTTCCCCCAAGATCATCCTTTCTACCTGCGTCCGCTCATTGGTCCATTGCGAGTTGGCAGCAGTCATTGCATTGAAGCTGTCAAAGAGGGCTGCATAATAGTTAAGTGCCTCAACAAACCGGTCGGAGAACAACAAGGCATTGTGGTTTGCATCTTGCTCCATCACCAGCATGATGTTTGGTTTGAGCGTATGGATGGCATTGAGGAAGCTTGCCAACAAAAGAGGGGACGGTGTTCGTGGATAGTTCAGTATGGAGGCTGGGCTGTACACTGAGCTAGCCATCTGCTTAAGCTGCGCAGCATTTGCCATTTTCTGGAGCTGATCAATAGCAGTACAGCTGACATTGTCATCAACCACGAGCAGGCGATGCATCTGTAGAGAACAGCTGAACGCAATCGCCTCACCATATTTTATCCCTAGGACATCACGGAGGTTACTGAAGTCCAAGGTCTCAAGCCTGCCATTTACATCATTAAACTGGAATGGGATTTTGAGCATATCAGCTTCCTTAGATAGCATTGCCTTCATGTTGGCCAGAAAGTCATTGTCATCATGGACAACTGTAAGGCGTACTTCAGGTGGCCCCCCTGGGCGCCCATGGAAGCCATGAAGGATCTTGAGCCACTGACGTGGGTGGGAGGCTGAGCAGGACAAGTCGATAATGCGGACAACCTGAAATACAATTGTCATCAGAAGCTCATAGGTATGTATGTAGTCTTGATAAAAACTATTTTATCATAAAGTACTACTCGCTAGCCACAAATAAAATTTGAATCGTGGGTGGCGGTGACATGTAACTTTTTAGAAAATCTATAAAGTTATTCGAACATGTTATATAACTATACACCATGGTTTGGATACATAGATAGAGTCAAGAAAGATGCCAGTATAATGGTAATTCAAATATCTTTAATAAATCATTGGGACATAGCACGGCATCTGGTACTAAAATGAAATCTCAGGCCAAATTAATTGTACTGTAGTGGTCTTTCTGTAGATATTGAAACTTCAATTTCTTCATATATTAGCATATGAAAGTTTCAAGAGTTTATGGAAACTGCATCAAAGTGAGTTTTGACTATGATGTATTGGAGAAAAAGATATATCTTTTGATAAAGTGTTGATATTAGATCAGCTTTATGAGAAAGCAAGCAAGAAACAGTTTTGACACTGAAGCAGGACACTAGCAATTTGGCTTTCATGAGAAAGGAAAAAGTTAGAGATGAAAGTTCAGGGAAAAAACATACATGTTTTTACTTAAATTTTAGCACAAAATAGAGCAATACAAGCTAAGATAGAGAAAAGACTGTATAGCAAGGATATTTGCATTGGCAACAATATCCAAAGTACATGACCTTTTCAACCTCCATTGCTTCAAGGATGGCCCGGTTGATAGTAGCAAAGCCAGTGTTGAGGTAGGGACTGAGGCTAGCAAAGTTATAACGAGCAGACTGAATGCTCGACTGCTCAAAGTAGTCAGATGGATGAATGAGGGAACCAGTAAGGCCCTCACAAGACAAGAGAAGACGGCGAGCTAGGCTGTCAGCCATAATCTGGGACAGACGCTGCAGCGGCCCATCAACtatggaggagagcctttttatcTCACTAAGACTATCATTAGTCTTTCCGATGGATCCCTCGCTTACATGTGTTGCACACTGATACAGAGCCGGGACAAGCCGCACCTGATCCTGCACAGAAAGCATATAAACCATTCTCTGATATCTTGAGGCTCGCTCGGTATACTCACGCACGTAGTAACTAGTGTTCCGGTGTTAGCTGGAGTAACTTCTCTAGTTGAGAGGCTGCTACATTTATAGAACTGCATTTTACACCATGGATGGACAGATAAGAACAAGATAACTAGCTTTAACTTTACACACCAGGACAATGCGACGCTTGGAATGATTCATGGTAAACACAAAGTCTCACAGGTTGAGTGGTCCGCATTGAACCGAATACTATGGGAATGTTCAGTGTGTTCCCTTTGGAGTTGTCCCCTTGGATTATTCATATTCATATTTACTAGGTAGGAAGTGACAAACGTTGGGGTCAATGTCATTATGCAATGCATTGGAACTTGAAGAACAATTGGCAGGGAATACGCTGACCTGACCAGCGTTGGGGTTTTGGCCAAGTGGCTGGCATAATTAAAACAAGCAACCAATGTATGCAAGTATGTACATAACCAAGTAAAGCGTGGAGGTCTTTGGTTTGGCACTTTGGCTAATTTGATATATACAAACACAATCGCAGGCCCATTtgatataaaaaaaatcaaaatttgacATTGTACTCAACTGAATACATGGATAGGAATCATGGATAGGAATGAACGAGAATTTGACAGATCGCAAAGTCGCTAGACTGATAAGTTGCTTCATTTTCACATCATTTTGCCCTGAGGCTCAAAACCAAGAAGGCCTCTACGACTACGAGGGAAGAGAGCTTATTTACCACGACAAGCCGCGACCTTGAAGCTCCGACGAGGCAGGGGATGGACAGGTGCCCAGGTCACGGTCAGGGACGCGGCCACTGGTGCGCGCGGTGGTGGACCGGCGCAGGTGATGGCCGCGCGAGGGGAAACTGGATCAGAGGCCAGCCGCCGGCGCTCGGCCACCTGATCGACCCTCGTATGGACTGGAAGCATTGGCTGGGCGGTGGAGACTGCGCCTTCCTGTCAGACCTGGTACACCGTTGAGCTGAAGAAGGCGTAAACCAAAGAAGTCGCTAAGGAAGCCAGAAGACGTATTCTAGCAGTTATGTAATAGACGGagtatgacatgtgggccatagGCCAAGGGGTGTGTTTTTAAGCGTGCGTTGTATCGATGTAAGACTCATTGCATTTCTGAAATCTAAAACTCGGTGAAAGAGGAAGGTTCCTCTTCCCGTTTCCTCGTCTTTCGGTGCTTCCTGGACTCCTCACGTCGGCGGCGCTTGCCGGCGGCAACGGGGCGTGACAGTTGGTATCAGAGACGGTGTATCCTCGGCGTGGGGGGCGACGGGCGACCGCAGCTCTTCTTCGCGCTAGTTATCCGGCGACGGCTGCCTCGCAGCGGCGCCAACACTCCTACCATCCGGTAACCTACTACCTTCAACCCACCTCACCGCAGTTGCTCAGTCCATCTTGGTACGAAACACGACCGGGCGCCTTGATCTGCAGTTTGTAATTCCGGTGGGCAGGGGATCTCCGTTAACACCCTCGAGGTGTTCGACGGAAGGAACCAGAGGTCCCTCCTTTGGGTTGAACTGGGTCGGCTCCGGCAGTGGCTCTACTCCACCTGAGCTCTGCAAATTCCACCTCCACCCATCCACAACACACCAAATTCCCACCCACCACTCCACCAAATTCTACGCCATCTTTCCTCGGCTAGGGTTCGGCATCGATTTGGGGTCGGCGGCTGATACGAGTTTCTTTGGCACTCATTCGAGGATTGCGAGGGTTGCGGGACAAGTTCCCGTGTAAAATTCCATAGCATTCTTACTCGATTGGGTTGCGGTGGCGTTGGCGGGGACACACTCACACACTCGGGTTGCGGGATAGGTTCTCACGTAAAATTCCTTGGCGGTACCGTGCGTCCAGGCGTAGTCTGCAGTTTTGGTGTGGTAGATTGTTGGGGAGGCAGACGCCAAACCTGTTACTACACCAGTCAGTCCACTGTATCTCAACGTCTTCACGACGGCTCCTCCTAAACCTTCGGTTCAGACCAAGTTCATCCTAGACGCCATGTCGACCAACACAGATGACGAAAAGAGTCGCTGGGAGCAAGTCATGGAAAGTTTCGACCTCGTGTTCAAACAAATGAATGATATCAGTCTGATCCAACAGCAGTTGAAGCAAAGTGTGGATGAAACAAAGGCAGAACAGAAACTCATATCCAAGCAGGtacaggccaatggacaagtagtGGCTTCTCTAACACTACGTCAGATGGAGAATGAGGCTGCAATGCATCAATCAGAGAATGTTTCTCTGAACTCTGCGGAAGAGGCACATTTTGACAACATATTTGCTAACAAAGACTATGTAGTGAAGACTGAGCCATCTAACAGACAGCAGCATCACCACAAGGATTCCACACCTCACCATGCACTTCCCAAGATGCAATTTCCAACTTTTGATGGCAACCATCCAAAGATATGGCTGGACAACTGTGATAACTACTTCAAAATCTACAAGACCGAAGAGGAGATGAAGGTCACATATGCTACAATGCACTTACAGGACAATGCCGCCAAATGGTGGCAAGCCTACAAACAGGGTCGCACTTGGCCCTCCTGGACTGCATTTTGTTCAGTCGTTCTGTCCAAGTTTGGTATAGATGATTTTCGTACAGCCATCACTGATCTGCTAGCTCTCAAGCAAAGTGGTACCGTGGAAGAGTACACTTTGGCATTTCAAGCACTGCAGTATAACATTACCATGCACAACAGCCATTATGATGAGGTTTTCTTTGCTTCAACTTATGTAGCTGGTCTCAAGGATGACATTAGAGCAGCTGTAGAGCCCCATGTCCCACTCACAGTTGATAAGGTAGCTCTAATTGCCAATATCCAGCAGCGAACACAAGAGAGAACCAAGGCCAAATATAACAGGAACACTGCTGCTCCCAAGCAACAGTTTCAGAAGCAGGACACTCCTAGTCCTCAGACAAACAATGCCAATCTGCAAAGAATTATGCAGTTGAGAGATTACAGGCGTGCTAACAATCTGTGTTTCGCTTGTGGTGATAAGTATGAGCCTGGCCACCAAGAGAATTGTCCCAAACGTCACAAGGCTCAAGTTCATGCATTGGTTATCAATGATCTAGACACAAACAAAGAGGAAATTATAGAAGATATGCTAAATCAGCTAGCTATTGAAGATACTCTTGCACAAGATTTCTGTCACTTATCTCTGAATGCACTCTCCAGTATGGATACTGACAATTCTATGAAGCTCAAAGCCCTGGTGCAAGATAAAGTGATGCTTACCTTATTGGATTTGGGCAGTTCACATAGTTTCATCAGTTCCAACTTTGTGAAATTGGCCAGGTTAGCTACTGTAACAATCCCAACAAGGACAGTCAGATTGGCTAATGGAGACATGTTGACTACTACAGCCAAAGTAAAGAACTTACAGTGGTATATTCAGGGGCATACTCTATGCAGTGATATGATAGTCTTGGACATGACTACTTATGATGCCATCTTGGGCTATGACTGGCTTAAGCAACAAGGCCCTATGGAAGTGGATTGGTCCAAGAAAGCACTATAGTTCCACATCCACAACAAACCAGTTAAGCTCTAGGGCATTATCTCCCCTCCTTTGCAAGCCAAACCCATTTCTGCCAGTAAGTTATACAAAGACACCAAAGGCAATAACAATTGGGCTTTTGTTATTGTCAAACCCACCCATGCCACCTTATCTCCACCCAACCTTCCACCAGCCGAACCACCTCCAACTATACAACACATTCTTGATCAACATAGCCAAGTTTTCCATGATCCCCAAACACTACCACCATCTAGGAGCTATGATCATTCCATTCCACTCATCCCTGGAGCTATACCTATCAATGCCAGACCTTACCACTATTCTCCTCAACACAAAACTAAAATAGAGGAGCAGGTCCAGAAACTGTTACAGGCTGGGTTAATCACCCACAGCCATAGCCCTTTTGCTTCCCCTGTCCTCCTAGTCAAAAAAAAGATGGGTCTTGGCGATTTTGTGTGGATTACAGAAAGTTGAATGACATGACTGTCAAGAACAGATTTCCAATGCCAGTTATTGAAGAGATTCTTGATGAGTTGTCTGGAGCAGAAATATTCACTAAGTTGGACATGAGGTCAGGGTATCACTAGGTGAGAATGTTGCCTTAAGATGCGTACAAGACTGCCTTTAAAACACATCAGGGCCATTACCAGTTCAAGGTAATGCCATTTGGGCTCACTAATGCACCAGCTACTTTCCAGTGCATCATGAACCAAGTCCTTCAACCTTTTCTGAGGAAATTTGTCCTAGTGTTCTTAGATGATATTCTCATATATAGCAAATCATTACAAGAACACCAGACACATTTACTGCTAGTACTCCAGACACTATTGGCCAATCAGCTTTATTTGAAGCAGCCCAAATGTTCCTTTGCTCAAAGCCAGTTGGAATACTTGGGGCACATTATATCGGCTGATGGGGTAGCCACTGATCCCCAGAAGACAGCAGCTATGGTTCACTGGCCCACACCAACAACTTTTACAGAACTGAGAGCCTTTCTGGGGTTAACAGGATATTATAGAAAGTTTGTGAAGGGTTATGACATCATTGCAAAACCACTGACCAATCTATTAAGGAACAAGCAGTTCTAGTGGAATCCAAAAGCACAGACAacatttgatgagctaaagatTGCTATGTCCCATACCCCAGTTCTCACCCTACCCAATTTCCAGGAACCATTCACTGTGGAAACAGATGCTTGTGCAGATGGTATTGAGGCAGTCTTGATGCAAAAGGGACAACCAATTGCTTTTCTTAGCAAAGCCTTGGGTGAAAAGCACAAATATCTCTCTATTTATGAGAAAGAGTTCTCGGCATTGATTATTTGGCACACCTTACAGGCTGTTTCTATGGTTAAGCCTGATTGGTTGCAGGAAGTACTTCATTCTTATGCAACTGATCCAAGGGCCCAGAAGCTGCTGACCCAACTGGCTATCCAAAGCCCTGATATGGCAGGTTATAGCTTGGACAAGGGTGTCATCAGGTATAAGAACAAGCTCTGGATTGCCCAAAACTCAGCCTTACAGACAAAGATTATAGCAGCTTTCCATTCCAGCGCTATTGGGGGTCACTCAGGTACTAAAGCAACATACCAGAGACTCAAGACTCACTTTGCCTGGAAGGGAATGAAGATGGCTGTGGAAGATTTTGTTAAGCAGTGCTCTGTCTATCAGCAAGCCAAGCATCCTAATCACTCCCCACCTGGACTACTACAGCCTCTACCAATTCCTGAAGGGGTGTGGATGGACATATCTATGGATTTCATAGAAGGCCTACCTAAATCCAATGGCTACAGTGTGATCATGGTAGTCGTGGACAGACTTACCAAATTTGCTCATTTTGTGGCAGTTAAACATCCATACACAGCTTCTGCCATAGCTCAGCTTTTCATGGACAACATTGTCAAGCTTCATGGTCTTCCAAACTCCATTGTATCTGATCGAGACACAATATTTGTTAGTGTCTTTTGGAAGGAGCTCTTCAAGCTTTACAGAGTCAACCTACAGCTTAGCACTGCTTACCATCCATAGAGTGATGGACAGACTGTGAGAGTCAATCAGTGTCTTGAACTGTACCCGCGGTGTGCTGTCCAAGACTCACCCAAAACCTGGCACTCTTGGCTATCTTTGGCACAGTTGTGGTATAATTCTACTTACCATACTTCTCTTGGATGTTCTCCATTCAAGGCTCTATATGGCTATGATCCAAAGGTTGGAGCTACTCCTATTATACAACAGACAACACCAGTCACTGTAGCTGAACTGGTagagaacagggaactccatttGAAGGCCCTCAAGGAGAATTTGGCACGGGCACAGAACAGGATCAAGGTGATGGCTGACAAACATCGTACTGACATTGAGTTCCAAGTGGGTGACCAAGTTCTCTTGAAGCTGCAACCGTACACACAGAGTTCCGTGGCAAATCGACCATTTCCCTAAACTGTCCTACAAGTATTTCGGGCCCTATCTTGTTACTGAACGCA
Proteins encoded in this region:
- the LOC136502521 gene encoding scarecrow-like protein 3 isoform X2: MADSLARRLLLSCEGLTGSLIHPSDYFEQSSIQSARYNFASLSPYLNTGFATINRAILEAMEVEKVVRIIDLSCSASHPRQWLKILHGFHGRPGGPPEVRLTVVHDDNDFLANMKAMLSKEADMLKIPFQFNDVNGRLETLDFSNLRDVLGIKYGEAIAFSCSLQMHRLLVVDDNVSCTAIDQLQKMANAAQLKQMASSVYSPASILNYPRTPSPLLLASFLNAIHTLKPNIMLVMEQDANHNALLFSDRFVEALNYYAALFDSFNAMTAANSQWTNERTQVERMILGEEIKNILLCEGVNRHERHERLSQWEMYMDASGFHHVPLSFDAIRECELKLLSFGLNGCQYQVESDSLLLGWSSTRLYSISAWRPKKGSTSGSREHMLVQRQMVWPHS
- the LOC136502521 gene encoding scarecrow-like protein 3 isoform X1 produces the protein MVYMLSVQDQVRLVPALYQCATHVSEGSIGKTNDSLSEIKRLSSIVDGPLQRLSQIMADSLARRLLLSCEGLTGSLIHPSDYFEQSSIQSARYNFASLSPYLNTGFATINRAILEAMEVEKVVRIIDLSCSASHPRQWLKILHGFHGRPGGPPEVRLTVVHDDNDFLANMKAMLSKEADMLKIPFQFNDVNGRLETLDFSNLRDVLGIKYGEAIAFSCSLQMHRLLVVDDNVSCTAIDQLQKMANAAQLKQMASSVYSPASILNYPRTPSPLLLASFLNAIHTLKPNIMLVMEQDANHNALLFSDRFVEALNYYAALFDSFNAMTAANSQWTNERTQVERMILGEEIKNILLCEGVNRHERHERLSQWEMYMDASGFHHVPLSFDAIRECELKLLSFGLNGCQYQVESDSLLLGWSSTRLYSISAWRPKKGSTSGSREHMLVQRQMVWPHS